GTCGAAGGGTGGCAGCTCGAAGGCGCCGAACGGGCCGTTCCAGACCACCGTCTTCACGGTGTTGAGCTTGAGCACGACCTCGGCGACGCTGAGCGGGCCCGCATCGAGGATCATTTCGTCGGGCCCGACCTCGCCGATCGAGACGACGCGGTGGCCGGGATGAGCCCTGAACTCGCGCGCCACCAGCGCATCGACCGGCAGCAGGATCTCGCAGCCGGCCGCCTTGGCCTTCTCCTCGATTTCGCGGGCGGTGCCGGCGAGATCGTGCTCGCAGAGCGATTTTCCGACATTGACGCCGCGCGCGGCGAGGAAGGTGTTGGCCATGCCGCCGCCGATGACGAGCACGTCGACCTTCTTGACGAGGTTGCCGAGCAGCTCGAGCTTGGTCGAGACCTTGGCGCCGCCGACGATCGCCATCACCGGCCGGGCCGGATTGTAGAGACCGGAAGAGAGTGCCTCCAACTCGGCCTGCATGCTGCGCCCGGCATAGGCCGGCAGAAGATGCGCCAGCCCTTCGGTCGAGGCATGGGCGCGATGGGCCGCCGAGAAGGCGTCGTTGACATAGAGATCGCCATTGGCGGCGAGCGCCTTGACGAAGTCGGGATCGTTCGCCTCGTCGCCGGCGTGGAAGCGGGTGTTCTCGAGCAGAAGGATCTCGCCGTTCTTGGCGGCGGCGATCGCCTTTGGCGCTTCCGTGCCGATGCAATCGCCGACGAAGATCACCGGCTGGCCGAGCGCATGCGCCAGCGCCGGCACGATCTGCCGCAGGCTGTTCTTCTCGTCACGGCCCTTCGGCCTGCCGAAATGCGCGAGCAGGATGACCTTGCCGCCCTTCTGCGCGATCTCGCGGATCGTCGGCAGGATGCGGTCGATGCGGGTGGTGTCGGTGACCCTGCCCTCCTCCGTCGGCACGTTGAGATCGACACGGACGAGGACGCGCTTGCCGGCGAGATCGGCGTCGTCGAGGGTGCGGAAAGCAGGCATGGAGAACTCTCTCACAAGCGTTGAAACAGGCTGGGATAATCCATGACGAGACCGTCCTCGTCGACCGGAAGCTCGGCAGTGAAACTGCCATCGGCTGTCTCGAACCGGAAGAGCCTCGGCGCAAGGCAGGTATAGAGCTGCTCGGTGACGAAGGGCTCGAGGCTGTCGAACGGCACGAACAGCATGGCGATGCGCCGCTGCTGATCCGGCTGCCAAGCGCAGCGGCGGATCGGCAGCGTGTTGGTGAAGGGTGTGGCCGAGAGGTCGATGTCGATGCAGGCGTCGAACGCCGGCAGATGGCCGCGGGCCCTGTCGTGCCAGGCACCGTCGCGCCGGGTCATGACGAGGTCGCGGCCATCGGTCGTCGTGATCTCGAAGGAGCGGACCGTGAAATCGGGATCGCAGTCGATCCGATAGGTCGCACCGTAGCGCTGCCCGCCGCGCTCGCCGATCAGCACGGAATCGGCGCGAAAGCCGTCCGCGTCTGCCTGCAGCGTCAGATGTTCGAGCCCGTCGCCTTCCAGCGCCCGCCAGCGGACATTGCGCCCGCCCGCGAGGCTAGAGCATTGCGCGAAAAAGTGGGAACCGGTTTTTCGCAAGAGCAATGCTCTGAACTTTTATAATCGATCACGTTTTTCGCATTTTGACGGAAGCGTCAAAATGCGACGTGATCGAGCGGCCGGGCGAAAGCTCATCGCGGCAGGATCGGTGGCAGCACGCCGGGAACGCCGCTCTTCAGTACGATCACCGTCAGGACGACGGTCAGGATCGCGGTGACGATGCCGGTGAGCAGCAGCGCCCCGAAGCGCGGCGTGGCGCTGACGCGCTGACGCAGCGCCGAGAGCTCTTCGCGCAGGCCGGCGAAATCCATGGTGCCGGCGGCGAGCTCGACCTTCTGGGCGCTGCGATCGAGCGACGCCTCGGCGCGGGTCAGCACCGCCTCGTAGCGCGCGAACTTCTCTTCGATCCGGGCCGCCTTGTCCTCGATCCGGGAAAGCTGGTCGAGCTTGCGCGGGTCGCTGGCGGCGAGTGGCTCGGCCGGCTTCGCTTCGGTAACGCGCGATGCGGCGACCTCGGCCATGCTCTGCGCCGGCGGCACGGTAATGGTCTCGACGGGCGTGGTCGACGTGGCGACGGTCGGCTCGATCTTGTTCATTGCGCGGTCCGTTCCTCGGCAATTTTAGGCGCAGCCGCGCCTGTCCGGCGCGGCTGCGAAGGGAGTATGGGTCAGATCAGTTTCGCCATGGCGACAGCGGTGTCGCTCATGCGGTTCGAGAAGCCCCACTCATTGTCGTACCAGG
This sequence is a window from Bosea vestrisii. Protein-coding genes within it:
- a CDS encoding phosphoglycerate kinase, with the protein product MPAFRTLDDADLAGKRVLVRVDLNVPTEEGRVTDTTRIDRILPTIREIAQKGGKVILLAHFGRPKGRDEKNSLRQIVPALAHALGQPVIFVGDCIGTEAPKAIAAAKNGEILLLENTRFHAGDEANDPDFVKALAANGDLYVNDAFSAAHRAHASTEGLAHLLPAYAGRSMQAELEALSSGLYNPARPVMAIVGGAKVSTKLELLGNLVKKVDVLVIGGGMANTFLAARGVNVGKSLCEHDLAGTAREIEEKAKAAGCEILLPVDALVAREFRAHPGHRVVSIGEVGPDEMILDAGPLSVAEVVLKLNTVKTVVWNGPFGAFELPPFDTATVAVAKAVAERVRDGKLVAVAGGGDTVAAMNHAGVAEDLTYVSTAGGAFLEWMEGKALPGVEALRKG
- a CDS encoding putative glycolipid-binding domain-containing protein codes for the protein MRKTGSHFFAQCSSLAGGRNVRWRALEGDGLEHLTLQADADGFRADSVLIGERGGQRYGATYRIDCDPDFTVRSFEITTTDGRDLVMTRRDGAWHDRARGHLPAFDACIDIDLSATPFTNTLPIRRCAWQPDQQRRIAMLFVPFDSLEPFVTEQLYTCLAPRLFRFETADGSFTAELPVDEDGLVMDYPSLFQRL